AAGCCTGACCGAACTGGTGAGCCGTTTGCAGGCGGTCGATCCGGTGGAGGCGGCGCGCACGGATCTCAACAACCGCCGCTATGTTTCGCGGGCGCTCGAGGTATGCATCCTCGCAGGCGTGCCTTGTTCGAGCCTGCGCGATGATTGGGAGCAGGCTAGCGCCGCGCGCGAGTCGAAGCTGCGTGGCGAGTTGGTGCTGCGTGACCGGCCGGCGCTTCATGAGCGGATCGCGAAGCGGACACGTGCGATGCTGAAGGGCGGCGCGATCGAGGAAGTCGCCGCTCTAACAGATGCAGCACCCGGGCTGGAGAAGGCCATCGGGCTTGGGGAAATCCGGCGTCATCTCGCGGGCGAGATCGACCTGGTGGAGTGTGAGGAATTGATCAATGCCGCGACGCGCCAGTATGCGAAACGGCAGGAGACGTGGTTCCGCCGCGAGAAGTGGTTGAAGAGCGAGTGAAGGATCCGGGCCGCCGTTGGAGACGAAAGTCCCGGTTCGCGGAGTTTTCCCGGTAACACTCCTTCAACCATGAAGATAAATCGCAGCCATGGGATCCTCCTTGCCCTGATCATGATTCCTGCGGTGGGAATCTGGGCTTATCGCGAGAAAAATTCGGCCTCTACGAAGACCGGTATGCAGGTTGAATCCGCCGAGTCCGCAGAGGGCAAGGTATCGGACCGTGGTGGGCCGCGCCCGAGCAAAAAGGAGATCAGGGACAAGGCGAAAGCCTGGCAACAGCGGCTGCTGGAGGATCATCCCGAGATGGCACTGAGCGCCCGACAAGTGGCGGCGGAGGACAATGGCTATCTCCAGTGGCTTGCGTTCATTGAGGAATGCCGGGCGAATGGAAAGATGGTCGGAAACTCCTTCGCGTTACCCGAGGACATCAAGGGCATCATTGAAGGGGATAAGCCATGGGATGCTGCGCGAGTCGGCAAGTGGCTCGATGCGAATCAAGAGCTATTGGACAAGATCATCGCCTTGGGCCTGCTTCCGGATCATTCGACGACTGGCATCGATAGCGCACGCCTCGCGGAGAACCAGCAGTTCGCCGGCAATTTGGCACCCCTGCTCCTGGCCTATGCCCGGCATGCACTGGATCAGGGAAACGGGGCGGATGCCATCGAAGCACTGCAATCGTTGATCGGCAGCGCGAGGCATCTGGAAGACGTCGAGACACCCACCTATCTCGCGATGGTGTCTGCCGCAGGGACCCGTGCGAGAATCCTGGATTTCATGGTTGGGGATGCGATTGCGGACGCGGATGCCGCGACCTTGCAACAGTTCCGCAAGTTGATCTCCGATGATCCGCAGGTTCCAGGCTCCTTCGGGCTTTTCGCCCGGGGCGATTGGCAAATCATGTCGGAGAACTATCTGCTCCCCACCCTGCTGGGAGGAGATCGGTTGATCAGCGACGTCCCTCCCAGCTTCCTGAAACAGCCGGAACTGATCGCCGAAAGCTACACGAGGGCTTCATCGGAACTCGCACAGCATTGGGACAAGGCGAGCCTCCGGGACATGCTCGCGCCGCCGCCCGATGTCACAGTGGCTCTGCCGCTCGGACTTAGCGCGGAGGATCAGGAGCACTTCAGGATGCTCACCCACGGACTGATCGAGGGGGTCGCGAAAGGCTGGGCGCTCCAACAGATCGAAAAGGTCATGACGGATGCGGCGCTGGCAATCGCGCTTGGTGAAGAGCCTCCGGTCGAGCCGGTCAGCGGGAAGCCCTTTGTGATTGGAGAAGGCGGGATCTTGAAGCTTCCCGATGATCCGGTGTTTTCGGATGCGAAGCTGGAAGGACTGCGGATTCCCAAGAGGAAGAACTGAGGGCTGGCGGGTTATTCGACGAATGGGGAGACGCGAGAACGTAGGGGCGTCCCTCGCCCCCCTTCAGGGTGCGGTCGCTTTCCCGTGGCTACCCAGGGTTGCGCGCTGCGCGCTTACCCTGGGCTATCTCCCTACCGCCCCGTTGGGGCTCGAAAGAGGATTTGGTGTGCGCTTGCCTTGGGCGATCTCCCTACCTCCCCGTTGGGGCTCGAAAGAGGATGTGGTGCGCGCTTGCCTTGGGCTATCTCCCGGTGGCCCGTTGGGGCTCCAAAAGGGATGTGGTGCAGCGCTTACCCTGGGCTATCTCCCGGTCGCCTCGTTAGGGGCCGAGAGGAGGCCTCACTGCCAGTGCCAGCGGATCTCTTGGACCACGTCCGGGTGCAGGCTCTGGTGGACGGGGCAGCCATTGCCGGTGGCTTCGAGGAGCTTGCGCTCCGGATGATCGGCGGGAAGCGGCACTTCGATGTCGACTTCCAGCTTCGCGATGCGGCGCGGGGTGTCGGTGGACATGTGCTTCTTCACGGTGACCTTCATGCCTTCCAGCGGGATCTCCTTCCGCTTCGCGACGATGCCCATCACGGTGGCCATGCAGACGCCCAGCGCGGTGGCGACGAGGTCGGTGGGCGAAAAGGATTCGCCGCGGCCGTTGTTATCCACCGGGGCGTCGGTCTCCAGCACGGTTTGCGAAGGTCCGTGGATGGCGCGGCAGTGAAGGTCGCCCTGATAGTCGATCTTGATCTCAACCATTGTCGTCGTCGTTGATTTCGTTCGGCGCTGTTTCCTGCTTCGGCGTATCCTTGGCAAGCACGATGCGGAAGCCGGAGAGAATATCCCGGAACTCCATGCCGCGGACTTCCTTCGGCTGCGGGTTCCGGTAGCCGGTGTAAAGGTTCGCCTTCAGGTAGGTGTTCCAGGCCCCGCCGCGCAGCACGCCGTAGCGGGTCAGCGAGATGCTACTATAGTCATCGGAGACCCATTCGTTCACGTTCCCGGCCAGATCGTAGAGACCCAGCTTGTTCGGCGCGAAATTCCCCACCGGCGCAGTCGCCTCGAAGCCATCGTCATAGCCCGCGATGATGCGATCCGAGGAAATCCCCGGCATCTTCGTGGCCGCGCTATCCGCGAAGTTTCCGACCTTGTCCGGCAGCTGCGGCGGCGGCCACTCGATGCCCCAGGGGAAGACCTTCTCGATCTGCTGCTCGCGCTTCGCGGGCGAGGCATCCGGATCCTCGATCGTCCCGGCCAGCAGGCTCCACTCCAGGTCGGTCGGCAGGCGATAAACGTGCACGCTGCTGATGCGCTCCTGCTTGATCTCGCGGGCGGTGAGCCATTTGCAAAAGCGCTCCGCATCCTCGCGGGAAACGTTCACCACCGGATGTTCCGGCCCTTGGATCAGGCCTTCCGGGGGATAGCGCACCGCATGCGACTCGGGGTCGGCCAGGTAGGCATCATAGTCCTTCACCCGGGTCTCCCAGATGCAGGCCATGAACTCGCGGTCCACCGGCACGAAGCGCATGCCCAGGCCGTTCTCCCAAGGGCGGTCCATCACCACGCTGTTGTTCAGCTCCAGCTTCAGCTTCAGCGGAAGGATCTGTCCGGGTGACAGCGTGACCTCCTCTGTCAGCGGCTTGTAGCC
This portion of the Luteolibacter luteus genome encodes:
- a CDS encoding OsmC family protein; this encodes MVEIKIDYQGDLHCRAIHGPSQTVLETDAPVDNNGRGESFSPTDLVATALGVCMATVMGIVAKRKEIPLEGMKVTVKKHMSTDTPRRIAKLEVDIEVPLPADHPERKLLEATGNGCPVHQSLHPDVVQEIRWHWQ
- the miaA gene encoding tRNA (adenosine(37)-N6)-dimethylallyltransferase MiaA, encoding MILPPPEQLFFVCGPTAAGKSARALELAAELDGEIVNADAFQLYRGVEVLTAAPPQEDLGKAPHHLYGVLSPAEPVDAMAWLRMVLPVIDELLSRGKTPVITGGSGLYLKFLSHGPSPLPPGDPVLREELEALSLTELVSRLQAVDPVEAARTDLNNRRYVSRALEVCILAGVPCSSLRDDWEQASAARESKLRGELVLRDRPALHERIAKRTRAMLKGGAIEEVAALTDAAPGLEKAIGLGEIRRHLAGEIDLVECEELINAATRQYAKRQETWFRREKWLKSE